The Vibrio aerogenes nucleotide sequence TCTGGGACTGGGTCTGGAAGATCGTCTGGGAGACAGTATCGGCTTGTTATCCGGCGGACAGCGTCAGGCTGTCAGCTTGGTCATGGCAACATTATCAGACAGTAAGCTGTTATTACTGGATGAACATACCGCAGCGCTCGACCCCCGGATGGCAGCATTTATTATCGATCTGACCAAACGGATTGTGAAAGAGTTCAATCTGACAGTGATGATGGTGACTCACTCAATGAAGGATGCACTGGCGTGTGGTGACCGGACGGTGATGTTGCATCAGGGTAAGATCGTGCTTGATGTTTCAGGTGAACAAAGACAAAACATGGATGTGCCTGACTTACTGGATATGTTTACTAAAGTCCGCGGCGAAGCGTTGTCGGATGATAGTTTATTATTAAGTTAAACAGTAACACTGAGTGAGATCCCCGGTTCTGTCTGATGAGACAGCCGGGGATCTTTGTATTTGAACCATTTATCAACGGTGGGTTCTTCAGAACGGTGCGTCAATCAGTTTGTTCCTGAACCCGTGCGATGACATCAACAATTGGT carries:
- a CDS encoding ABC transporter ATP-binding protein encodes the protein MIQLDNIQVTFNPGTILENRALRGVSLRVPEHQFLTVIGSNGAGKSTLLGAVTGETPMVGGQVVIDDTDVTRRTVDERANFCARVFQDPLAGTCGALTIEENMALAYMRGRRRGWAHALSSKRRQLFQERISILGLGLEDRLGDSIGLLSGGQRQAVSLVMATLSDSKLLLLDEHTAALDPRMAAFIIDLTKRIVKEFNLTVMMVTHSMKDALACGDRTVMLHQGKIVLDVSGEQRQNMDVPDLLDMFTKVRGEALSDDSLLLS